The Brassica napus cultivar Da-Ae chromosome C7, Da-Ae, whole genome shotgun sequence genomic interval TCGAGAAGTAAGAAGGGATGGCTGTGTCCACGTGGCCTGACATCTCTCACCTCTCCGTCTCAAGGCCGTAGCGGATAAATGTTCTGAGGCAGATGGGCCAACATGTCAAGTGGCCTCAGAAGATGAAAGCACCCGATTCTTTCAGGAACCCTGGTCTCTGGTTTGACTTCCACCGAGACCATGGTCACAAAAACAGAGGACTGCGTCGCACTAAAGATCGAGGTCAACGAATTGATTAAGAAAGGACACCTCAGGGAGTTCCATTCCTAGAAGGCCAAGAGCCATCTAAGCAAGGAAACAACGAGAAAGCCCACTGAAGCTGCTCCCGTCTCGCCACCTCGACAGGAATGATATCACATGTCATATTAGGCAGTTCGGAGATCAGCGGCATAAGCCACGCACCCGCGAAGAAAAGCACTTGGAACGCCAAGAACGGCCTAGAGGCAGCCAAGCCGAAATGCCTGCTCTTGGGTACGGACGAAATAAGTTTCATGGCCAAGGAGGAGGAAAAGATTCTCACCCCCCATCATGATGCCATGGTTATATCGCTCACTGTAGCGAACTGCCTGGTGAAAAGGATACTGGTAGATTATGGAAGCTCCGAcaacatcatcttccaggcCGCATACAAGGATCTAGGACTGGAGGAAAGCACTCTAACTCTAAGGATAACCCCACTCATAGGGTTCAGCGGAGAAGTCAAGCAAACCGCCAGAGAGTTGACCCTCCCAGTATATGCTGAAGGGCTCAACATGTCAACCAAGTTCCTTGATGTTGACTGCGACTCATCCTACAATATGATCCTAGGACGGCCCTGGATTCACGGCATGGGAGCCATCCCTTCGACTCTTCACCAGATGGTGAAATTCCCTGCACCCTGGGGCATAAGGACAATAAGAGGGGAACAAGAGTATTCCCGCCTCTGCTACCAGACTAACTTTAAGGGaaagaccaaggtcttatagcaattacagagcAAGCCTCCAGCTCACCATAACGAGGAACCGGAGATAGAAGAAATGGATGACGTGCAATTAACCGAAGGAGATCAGACCCGACATCTCAAAATCGGCTCTAAGCTGACCGAAGGACTAAGGAGGAGGTTAATAGACTTCGTCAGGTCTAACTCCGACTGTTTCGCTTGGTCTCACGCAGATATGCCTGGGATCGACATGGATATCATCATGGACAATCTGCAGGTAGATCCCTTATATCAACCCGTCAGACAAAAGAGGAGGAAGTTTGCTCCCGAAAGGGACGAAATCATCAACGATGAAGTCAAAAGCCTGCTCGGCGCGGGGTTCATTCACGAGGTACAATATCCGGAATGGCTAGCCAACGTCGTGGAAGTCAAGAAAAAGAATGGGAAGTGGAGAGTCTGCATAGAATTCACAGACCTCAACATGTCCTGCCTTAAGGACCCCTTCCCTCTGCCTCATATCGACAAGCTGGTTGACGCTACCGTGGGTCATCAGCTGATGAGCTTCATGGAAGCGTTCTCCGGCTATAATCAAATACTCATGCACTCAGAAGACCAGGAGAAAACATCTTTCATGACGTTTAGAGGGATCTATTGCTACAAGGTTATGCCCTTTGGTTTAAAGAACACGGGATCAACCTCCAGCGACTGGTGACTATGATGTTTGCCGACCAGATAGGACGAACCAAGGAGGTCTAAATCGACGACATGCTGTTCAAGTCCCTAGAGTCTGAGGACCACATATCTCACCTGCAACAAGCCTTCTCCACTCACCGGAAGtacaacatgaagctcaacccaaCTAAATGCTCATTCGGGTCAATTCTGGCAAGTTCCTCGGGAACATTGTAACCCACCGGGGGATCGAGGCCAACCCGGAGAAAATCAAGCCCATTCATTCGATCCCTTCCCCGAAGAACGTCAAGGAGGTCCAAAAGCTAACAGGAAGAATGGCGGCCTTGAGTAGATTCATCTCCAGACTCTCAGACAGATCTCATGCCTTCTTTGTAACTCTCAAAAACCAAAAGAACTTCCAGTGGACGGAAGAGTGCGAATCCGCTCTCCATGAGCTAAAGGCATATCCCACCACTTCTCCTCGCCTATCTAAGCCACTACTCGGTGAGGTTCTGCTGCTATATCTGGCAGTCTCGGAGCACGCCGTAAGCGCCGTCCTGATACGCGAGGAGGCAAGCAAGCAGCTACCAATCTACTACGTAAGTAAGGCTCTCCTGGATGCGGAAACCCGCTACAGCCAATTAGAGAAGCTGGCCTTAGCCCTGATAGTCGCCGCTCGTAAGCTGCGACGCCACTTCCAGGCTCACCCAATTGTGGTAGTCACCTCCTTCCCTCTAAAGTTGGTTCTCCACAAGCCCAAAATCTCCGGACGCCTCGCTAAATGGGCTGTGGAACTAAGGGAGTACGACGTAATCTTTCGACCTACCACATCTATAAAGTCACAGGTTCTGGCAGACTTTGTGGCTGAATTCTCCCCGACCTTGCTCCCGGCTCTGGAGCAAGAAGTGCGCCTCCGAAGCAAAACAAAGGAAGAGGGAGGAAGAGGGAGAATGGGTCCTGCACGTCAAAGGATCCATCAACGTCAGAGGAGCCGGAGTAGGAATAGTGCTTACCTCCCCGACAGGGAACACGGCCTCAAGGGCCGTGAGATGCAACTTCAAAGCAACCAACAACGAAAGCGAGTACAAGGCCCTAATCGGTGGGCTAACACTCGCCCATCAGATGGGGGCAGAAAACATCCAGGTCTTCGGTGACTCCCAGCTAATAGTCAACCAGGTACATGGAGTGTACCAAGCAAAGGACGACAACATGATCCAGTATCTGGCGGTCGTCCAGTGTCTCCTCAAGAAGTTAAAGAGTTACAAGCTCTCTCAAATCCCCAGGGAACAAAACTCGCAAGCCGATGCCCTGGCTAATCTAGGGTCCTCCCTTGAAACAAACAGCCTGATGAGTATACCATTGGTTGTGCTTTAATGTTCAAACATTGTGTTAGAGTGATATATATTTTCAGCAGTAATAGTCGACGCTCGAATATTTGGTCGAGAAATTAATCCAAAACAATAGTTTTGTTTTCCGGATTTATGATATATATCCCATAAGCGTTTGGCatattggttaatattttagttCTCCGGATACAGTATGCTTATTTCATTAATGTTGTTATTTGCGAGCTAAATATCTTGTAAAATATAGGTTCAACCAAGTGAGAAAACATTTGTTCAGGATGAACCACCACATTTTCCCGAGGGTGATATACATGTAAGCATACTTTTTGCATTACTAATCCACtcttttaatttgttatatatttactCGTATGAgtactaaaatttcaaaatatttgacaAAGTTCTATATTAATGCAACGTGTTTAAGTAATAGGATTCTCCAATCAGAGGTTTGTCGGCAGATATATCTGGATTAACTCCCCCTCCCAATGTCACATCTTTGGACAATCAAATGGAACATCCTCCAGCGTCAAAGACGGTAAAGTTTTGGTCCCCAGTTAATGATAGTAGACGTTTCAATTAGGTTATGGTAATAAAGCTTTGGATATTAACATAGTGCCTATTTTTCCAGGTAGCTACCCAAAGTCTCCAAACCGGAAGTTTAgaggtaaattttttttgtttctttgctgTTAAACTTAACTTTGTTCTAGACCGAATGGTTTTTCTTGACATTAagacttatattatttagatgGCCCTGAGGGATCCGTTCCCATTTATTGAGAATTCATCATTCTCGCTTGGTTTGTCACAGGAAGAAAGACAGGATCACACTAACGGTAGATCCTCTCAAGAGCCAGAAACGGTCGAAAAAGACAGTCAGGCTAAGCTCCCACAACGTAGAAAGAGTTTGCGGCTACGAAACTTTCTGAATCCAACGTTGCTTCCGTCAACTTCCGTAGAGCAGGTACAAAATGTAAAATCCATAGTAGTTTTAACTTTGTTAGTTTGGTGGTTAAAATTATAACACTAGGACTTATCGTTTTAGATTTCTGAGATGGAATTGTTCCAGGTTATTGAGATTCCGTCGTTCTCCCTTGGTTTGTCCCAGGAAG includes:
- the LOC125590425 gene encoding uncharacterized protein LOC125590425; the protein is MISHVILGSSEISGISHAPAKKSTWNAKNGLEAAKPKCLLLGTDEISFMAKEEEKILTPHHDAMVISLTVANCLVKRILVDYGSSDNIIFQAAYKDLGLEESTLTLRITPLIGFSGEVKQTARELTLPVYAEGLNMSTKFLDVDCDSSYNMILGRPWIHGMGAIPSTLHQMVKFPAPWGIRTIRGEQEYSRLCYQTNFKGKTKVL